The sequence CCCCAACGCGGGGAAGTCGACGCTGACCAACGCCCTCGTCGGCACCAAGGTCGCGATCACCTCCAGCAAGCCCCAGACCACCCGGCACGCCATCCGCGGCATCGTCCACCGCGAGGACGCCCAGCTCGTCCTCATCGACACGCCCGGCCTGCACCGCCCCCGCACCCTGCTCGGCGAGCGGCTCAACGACATCGTGCACACGACGTGGTCCGAAGTGGACGTCGTCGGGTTCTGCGTGCCGGCGAACGAGAAGATCGGCCCCGGCGACAAGTTCATCGCCGCGGAGCTGACGAAGATCGCCAAGCGAACGCCGGTGATCGGCATCGTCACCAAGACCGACCTCGTCCAGCCGCAGCAGGTCGCCGAACAGTTGCTTGCCCTGCAGCAAGTGATGGAGTTCGCCGAGCTGGTCCCGGTGTCCGCAGTGGACGGCTTCCAGGTCGACACGCTGGCGAAGCTGCTCGTCGAACGGCTTCCCGAAGGCCCGCAGCTCTACCCGGGCGGCGAGCTCACCGACGAGCCCGAGCAGACCCTGGTCGCCGAGCTGATCCGCGAGGCGGCGCTGGAAGGCGTCCGCGACGAGCTGCCGCACTCGATCGCCGTCACCGTCGAGGAGATGCTGCCCCGCGAAGGCCGCGACGACCTCATCGACGTGCACGCGTTCCTGTACGTGGAGCGGCCCAGCCAGAAGGGCATCATCCTGGGGCACAAGGGCGAGCGGCTGCGCGAGGTCGGCGCCACCGCGCGCAAGCACATCGAACGGCTCCTCGGCTCCAAGGTCTACCTGGACCTGCACATCAAGGTGGCCAAGGACTGGCAGCGCGACCCCCGTCAGCTGCGGCGCCTCGGCTTCTGAATTCCTGGTCTCATTTCGGTCGCGACGGGAGCAATCCCCGCACGCGGGCGGATCGGTACCCCTACAGTTCGCACCTCGACCACACCGCGGCCGATCGGGGCGGCGGCGAACCGGTGGTCGTCCATGGAGCACGACGAAGGGGAACGACCGAAAATGACCGACAGCCAGGGCATGCCCAACTACCCCGGCGACCAGCCCGGCGGGCAGCCGAACTACCCCGGCGGCCAGCCGGGCGGGTACCAGCCGGGCCCGCCCCCGAGCAACAACCTGGTGTGGGCCATCCTCACCACCATCCTCTGCTGCCTCCCGTTCGGCGTCGTGTCGATCGTGCAGGCCGCGAAGGTGAACGGGCTCTGGGCGCAGGGCCAGACCGCCGCCGCGCAGGAAGCCGCCGACTCCGCCAAGAAGTGGGCGATCATCTCGGCGGTCGTCGGTGTCGCGTGGCTCGTGCTGTGGATCATCCTGATGATCGCGGGTGTCTTCACGTTCGGCACGGGCACGACGTCATACTGACGTAGCCGAACAGCAGGAGGATCCCGGTGACCGACCAGTACCCGCCGCCGTACCCGCCCCCGGGCGGGCCGCCACCCGGCTACGGCTACGGCTATCCGCCGCCGAACTACGGGCCGCCGCCGGACAACAACATGGTGTGGGCGATCCTGAGCACGGTGCTCTGCTGCCTGCCGCTGGGCATCGTCTCGATCGTGAAGTCCAGCCAGGTCAGTTCGCTGTGGTTCCAGGGACTCCACGCCGAAGCCCGGAAGGCCGCC is a genomic window of Amycolatopsis lexingtonensis containing:
- the era gene encoding GTPase Era, whose protein sequence is MTEHRSGFACFVGRPNAGKSTLTNALVGTKVAITSSKPQTTRHAIRGIVHREDAQLVLIDTPGLHRPRTLLGERLNDIVHTTWSEVDVVGFCVPANEKIGPGDKFIAAELTKIAKRTPVIGIVTKTDLVQPQQVAEQLLALQQVMEFAELVPVSAVDGFQVDTLAKLLVERLPEGPQLYPGGELTDEPEQTLVAELIREAALEGVRDELPHSIAVTVEEMLPREGRDDLIDVHAFLYVERPSQKGIILGHKGERLREVGATARKHIERLLGSKVYLDLHIKVAKDWQRDPRQLRRLGF
- a CDS encoding CD225/dispanin family protein, which translates into the protein MTDSQGMPNYPGDQPGGQPNYPGGQPGGYQPGPPPSNNLVWAILTTILCCLPFGVVSIVQAAKVNGLWAQGQTAAAQEAADSAKKWAIISAVVGVAWLVLWIILMIAGVFTFGTGTTSY
- a CDS encoding CD225/dispanin family protein codes for the protein MTDQYPPPYPPPGGPPPGYGYGYPPPNYGPPPDNNMVWAILSTVLCCLPLGIVSIVKSSQVSSLWFQGLHAEARKAADDARKWAMWSAITTGILLVLYVIFIVVMIVVVGANADRFAP